In Pseudofrankia saprophytica, one genomic interval encodes:
- a CDS encoding xylulokinase has protein sequence MTLVAGVDSSTQSTKIVVCDAADGTIVRSAAASHPEGTEVDPEAWWSALRAAAGGGLLDGVAALSVAGQQHGMVALDDAGRTVRPALLWNDVRSADDADDLVAELGAEKWATTTGSVPTASFTVTKLRWLARHEPANAARTSSVLLPHDWLTWRLAGGGSGGPGGGSDGPEPAVADAPRTTDRGDVSGTGYWSPSTGGYLPELVDRALGHSLELPRVAGPREVVAEAVRVATPGTLLAPGTGDNMAAALGICPLPGDVIVSVGTSGTIFATSETSTHDRGGLVAGFADATGHFLPLVCTLNAARVLTTVADLLGVSPEGFDALALAARPGAGGLALLPFLDGERTPNLPRSRGLLAGISRGNLSRENLARSAVEGVLCGLAVGVDALRQHGVLVRRAVLVGGGSRSRAVRQIAPAVLGLPVALPDPGTEWVARGAARQAAWALSGSAQPPDWAVAADLVAAEPDPLTRSTFADVLDGVLPLLRREHPVN, from the coding sequence ATGACGCTGGTCGCCGGCGTCGATTCCTCGACCCAGTCGACGAAGATCGTCGTGTGCGACGCGGCCGACGGCACGATCGTCCGATCGGCCGCGGCTTCCCATCCGGAGGGCACGGAGGTCGACCCCGAGGCCTGGTGGTCCGCGCTGCGCGCAGCCGCCGGAGGCGGACTGCTCGACGGGGTGGCGGCGCTGTCGGTCGCCGGCCAGCAGCACGGCATGGTCGCGCTCGACGACGCGGGCCGCACGGTGCGCCCGGCGCTGCTGTGGAACGACGTGCGCTCCGCCGACGACGCCGACGACCTGGTCGCCGAGCTTGGTGCCGAGAAGTGGGCGACGACCACCGGCAGCGTGCCGACGGCGAGTTTCACCGTCACCAAGCTGCGCTGGCTGGCCCGTCATGAGCCGGCGAACGCGGCCAGGACCAGCTCGGTCCTGCTCCCGCACGACTGGCTGACCTGGCGTCTCGCCGGCGGCGGGAGCGGGGGGCCGGGCGGCGGGAGTGACGGCCCGGAGCCCGCCGTGGCGGACGCGCCCAGAACCACCGACCGCGGCGACGTCTCCGGCACCGGCTACTGGTCGCCGTCGACCGGCGGCTACCTCCCGGAGCTGGTCGACCGTGCCCTCGGGCACTCGTTGGAGCTCCCCAGGGTCGCCGGCCCCCGCGAGGTCGTCGCCGAGGCCGTTCGGGTCGCCACCCCCGGGACGCTGCTCGCCCCGGGCACCGGCGACAACATGGCCGCCGCCCTCGGCATCTGCCCACTGCCCGGCGATGTGATCGTCTCCGTCGGCACCAGCGGCACGATCTTCGCGACCTCCGAGACGTCCACGCACGACCGGGGCGGGCTGGTCGCCGGCTTCGCCGACGCGACCGGGCACTTCCTGCCGCTGGTCTGCACGCTCAACGCCGCGCGGGTGCTCACCACCGTCGCCGACCTTCTCGGCGTGAGCCCCGAGGGGTTCGACGCGCTGGCGCTGGCCGCCCGGCCCGGGGCCGGCGGGCTCGCCCTGCTGCCGTTCCTCGACGGCGAGCGCACGCCGAACCTCCCCCGCTCCCGCGGGCTGCTCGCCGGGATCTCCCGGGGAAACCTCTCCCGGGAGAACCTCGCCAGGTCGGCCGTGGAAGGGGTGCTGTGCGGCCTGGCCGTCGGTGTCGACGCGCTGCGTCAGCACGGTGTGCTGGTGCGCCGGGCGGTGCTGGTCGGCGGCGGGTCCCGGTCGCGTGCCGTGCGGCAGATCGCGCCGGCGGTGCTGGGGCTCCCCGTCGCGCTGCCCGATCCCGGCACCGAGTGGGTCGCCAGGGGCGCGGCCAGGCAGGCGGCCTGGGCGCTGTCGGGTTCCGCGCAGCCGCCCGACTGGGCGGTCGCCGCGGACCTGGTCGCCGCCGAGCCGGACCCGCTGACCAGGTCCACCTTCGCCGACGTCCTGGACGGAGTCCTGCCCCTGCTGCGCCGGGAGCACCCCGTGAACTGA
- the xylA gene encoding xylose isomerase, whose protein sequence is MASDLTPTRADRFSFGLWTVGWQGRDPFGEATRPPLDPVDTVHRLAELGAYGVTFHDDDLIPFGADEADRDRHIKRFRAALDETGLVVPMMTTNLFFHPVFKEGAFTANDRSVRRFALRKTMRNIDLAAEFGAKTYVAWGGREGAESDAAKDPRAALDRLKEAVDTLCAYVRERGYDIRFALEPKPNEPRGDIILPTIGHALAFINQLEYPDMVGLNPEVGHETMAGLNVVHGYAQALWAGKLFHIDLNGQHGLKYDQDLRFGAADVKSAFFLVDLLERSDYDGPRHFDFKPPRAENVDGVWVSAAACMRTYLILKEKATAFRQDPRVIEAMEAAGVGALSDPTLAAGETLTDFLADRAAYEDFDAEAAGARAVNIEHLDQLALEHLFGVA, encoded by the coding sequence ATGGCCAGCGATCTGACTCCGACCCGGGCCGACCGGTTCAGCTTCGGCCTGTGGACCGTCGGCTGGCAGGGCCGCGACCCCTTCGGCGAGGCGACCCGGCCGCCGCTGGACCCGGTGGACACCGTCCACCGCCTCGCCGAGCTGGGCGCCTACGGCGTGACCTTCCACGACGACGACCTGATCCCGTTCGGGGCGGACGAGGCCGATCGGGACCGGCACATCAAGCGGTTCCGCGCCGCGCTGGACGAGACCGGCCTGGTCGTCCCGATGATGACCACGAACCTGTTCTTTCACCCGGTGTTCAAGGAAGGCGCGTTCACCGCCAACGACCGGAGCGTGCGTCGATTCGCACTGCGCAAGACAATGCGCAACATCGATCTCGCCGCCGAGTTCGGCGCGAAGACATATGTCGCCTGGGGTGGCCGGGAGGGCGCCGAAAGCGACGCGGCCAAGGACCCGCGCGCGGCGCTCGACCGTCTCAAGGAGGCCGTCGACACGCTGTGCGCGTACGTCCGGGAGCGCGGCTACGACATCCGGTTCGCGCTGGAGCCGAAGCCGAACGAGCCACGCGGCGACATCATCCTGCCGACGATCGGACACGCGCTGGCGTTCATCAACCAGCTCGAGTATCCGGACATGGTCGGCCTGAACCCGGAGGTCGGCCACGAGACCATGGCCGGGCTCAACGTGGTGCACGGCTACGCGCAGGCGCTGTGGGCCGGCAAGCTGTTCCACATCGACCTCAACGGTCAGCACGGCCTCAAGTACGACCAGGACCTGCGCTTCGGCGCCGCCGACGTGAAGAGCGCGTTCTTCCTCGTCGACCTGCTGGAACGGTCGGACTACGACGGCCCGCGGCACTTCGACTTCAAGCCGCCGCGCGCCGAGAACGTCGACGGGGTCTGGGTCTCGGCCGCGGCCTGCATGCGGACCTACCTGATCCTCAAGGAGAAGGCGACGGCGTTCCGCCAGGACCCGCGGGTGATCGAGGCCATGGAGGCGGCCGGCGTCGGCGCCCTCTCCGACCCGACCCTCGCCGCCGGCGAGACCCTCACGGACTTCCTCGCCGACCGCGCCGCCTACGAGGACTTCGACGCCGAGGCGGCCGGTGCCCGCGCCGTCAACATCGAGCACCTAGACCAACTGGCCCTGGAGCACCTCTTCGGCGTCGCCTGA
- a CDS encoding LLM class F420-dependent oxidoreductase: MRVGIHLPQYGSVAGPAAITRAARHAEDLGFADVWVSDHTVHPATQSYPSPYLYDPLLTLTWAAACTERVRLGTSVLIVPTHNPLALANSLASLDALAAGRLVIGAGVGWSQAEYAALGYDFANRGRRLDEALDLFRAAWRDDPVSFHGEFTSFDDMRLLPKPVGPMPIWVGGGSEAAFRRAVKRGDGYQAVGIKPPRAAEVVARIRADRPEDTFTISTRTGWDPQGMDPGLIREERAAFSEAGVQHVVAAPWRRELDAWLRSMDLLADLVLVD, translated from the coding sequence ATGCGAGTCGGCATCCACCTCCCGCAGTACGGCAGCGTCGCGGGGCCCGCGGCGATCACCCGAGCGGCTCGACATGCCGAGGATCTCGGCTTCGCCGATGTCTGGGTGAGCGACCACACCGTTCATCCGGCGACGCAGAGCTACCCGTCGCCCTACCTCTACGACCCGCTGCTGACGCTGACGTGGGCGGCGGCGTGCACCGAGCGGGTGAGGCTGGGTACCAGCGTCCTGATCGTCCCGACCCACAATCCACTCGCCCTGGCCAACTCCCTGGCCAGCCTCGACGCCCTGGCCGCCGGCCGCCTGGTCATCGGCGCCGGGGTCGGCTGGTCGCAGGCTGAGTACGCCGCCCTCGGCTACGACTTCGCGAACCGGGGGCGACGGTTGGACGAGGCTCTCGACCTGTTCCGGGCCGCCTGGCGCGATGATCCGGTGTCGTTCCACGGCGAGTTCACATCCTTCGACGACATGCGGCTGCTGCCCAAACCGGTGGGCCCCATGCCCATCTGGGTCGGCGGAGGCAGCGAGGCCGCCTTTCGGCGGGCGGTCAAGCGGGGCGATGGCTATCAGGCTGTCGGCATCAAGCCACCGCGGGCCGCCGAGGTCGTCGCTCGCATCCGGGCCGACCGGCCCGAGGACACGTTCACCATCTCGACCCGCACCGGCTGGGATCCTCAGGGCATGGATCCCGGCCTGATCAGGGAGGAGCGGGCGGCGTTCTCCGAGGCCGGCGTCCAACACGTGGTGGCGGCGCCGTGGCGGCGGGAGCTCGATGCCTGGCTGCGCTCGATGGACCTGCTCGCCGACCTGGTGCTGGTCGACTGA
- a CDS encoding DinB family protein has product MIGKRAGALLEVMYPIEHFTLARAWEDLTDDEFFWEPFTTTWSIRRQGECSTSTPFGAGEWVADFEIPEPAPVPMTTIAWLYWHMGSVPGRLCGIDFLGGTRTMASGWTSSYLSHHPIFISAAEAVTALHDGWQRLREAIERADDDQLEVTTAGYTYATEPPRGGVCVAGPPGPTHPATHFIAGVFNEVGHHGAQIGALRDLYAWRQTDRR; this is encoded by the coding sequence ATGATCGGGAAACGAGCTGGCGCGCTGCTAGAGGTGATGTACCCAATCGAGCACTTCACCCTTGCCCGCGCCTGGGAAGACCTGACCGATGATGAGTTCTTCTGGGAGCCATTCACGACGACCTGGAGTATTCGCCGGCAAGGCGAGTGCTCGACATCGACCCCGTTCGGAGCCGGCGAATGGGTGGCCGACTTCGAGATCCCGGAGCCAGCCCCGGTCCCGATGACCACTATCGCCTGGCTTTACTGGCACATGGGATCCGTGCCTGGCCGTCTGTGCGGCATCGATTTCTTGGGCGGGACCCGCACCATGGCCAGCGGGTGGACGTCCTCGTACCTGTCCCATCATCCGATCTTCATTAGTGCTGCCGAGGCCGTCACTGCGTTGCATGACGGCTGGCAGAGACTCCGCGAGGCGATCGAGCGGGCCGATGACGACCAGCTCGAAGTGACGACCGCTGGGTACACGTATGCCACGGAGCCGCCAAGAGGCGGCGTGTGCGTTGCCGGCCCGCCGGGTCCCACCCACCCGGCCACGCATTTCATCGCGGGCGTGTTCAACGAGGTAGGTCATCACGGTGCTCAAATCGGTGCTCTGCGCGATCTTTACGCGTGGCGACAGACCGACCGCCGCTGA